CTTAAGTtctttgttcttgatgtttaataTCTAATATCTAGCATTTTGCGTAAGTTCTGAAGTGGGATTTGCTTTATAGGATTGATCCTAATCTTAGTTCAAACTAAAACCATTAGAGTAAAAAAAAATTGCCAGAGGTGGATAGATATAAGGAAATAGGTACAATTACTCTATATGCAGCAGATGAAATCCATCCATGCCAAGGCTTCAGAGTGATATTGTAAGACTCTTTCACAGCTTCCTCCATTTCCTGACCAGGATCCTTCACTATTCTTTGTAACAAAGCAACAGTAAAATCCAAGGATCTGGGAAGCAAATTGAATTTCTTTTTGACTTAAAATTAACCTTGATCAGCTGCTACAAATTTGCATAATTAATCTATATATGCCCTTGCAGAAACAGTCAGAATAATAATATTTGTAATCCAATAATTTAAAAAGGTGAAGCACATGAGTACATTATTATCGGCCATTAAATAAGCCAAAGGAAGAGGAATATGCATGAGAGGTAACCTATAACTTGTTTGTTTAATTGGAAATAATGTTAATGACACACTAAACTAAGTTGAACCCATGTCCAATATGCTTACCTGGTGAGCCAAACGAAGGCTTTACTACAGCTGGTTCCTTTTCTTGCATTGCCATCATCGGCCTCTTTCTTCAAAATATCCACCAAATTTGAGTATAGAGAAGAATCAGAATCACATTGCATCTCTATTCTCTGTGGACAAGACAAAAAAAAGAAAGTTTATAAAAGATAAGAgcaagaaaatgacaaatttcGGACATAGACAGATATGTCCATAGACTGATTGAAACAACGAAACCAGGAAAGCTTAAGTTGTTGAAATGTCATGGGGGCGTTTTTGTCATGAAAGAAagccattttctttttttacctTAACATTCTGGTTGATGTCTTGTCTCAAAACTGCCATTGTTGGGCCTATCTTATCTTCATAAGGACAAACGTAAAAACCAGAAATTGAAGCTGATGTTCTCAAGTGAAAAAGATATGGAGATACaagaaaaaagggaagaaaagaaACTGACCAAGAACTTGAATAACCAAATTGCAGACATATAAAAATGGCCTTGTGGGTATATAAGCAGCATCATGATTATCACTAGTTTTGAGCTGGATCAGCAAGGAAAGCTCTTCAATGGCATATTTTATCTCTGACCCCTTCTCcgtttctctttttctcttcatctCCAGGATTCTTGTATCTTCTTAATTATTACATATATAACTAACTGGGTTTCTTTAATAGCTTGGAAATTGTGCTTGCACTCTCTTGAGAGAAATTTGGCAGCCGACTGCCGTCTACTAAGAAAGGAGATTCTGATTTGGTAACTTCTTGAAATGTTTTAACTTTTATACAtcagatttttcttttcttttttttcatttttctcgggTAAGATAGTGATATTTGTCCTTGAAGTTATCTAATAGCTACAATTGCAATTGTTAAAACTTGTCTGTGTGCATCTGATGGAACTCATGCCATCCATTCATTCTCTGATGTATTTTGTGGGTCCTTACATTACAAAAGTGACAATAATAATTAATTTCCTTTTCACTGAGGGAGTATTTATCATCATGTGGCCATGGCGATAAGGTTTGAGGAATAATTGGCTATAAAATTTGGATTAATTTTAGCAAAACCCAGTGTTGATTAACTCTTGGGACAAGCACGCGGGCAGAGCTAATTTTTCAATATACAGACAGAATATGAAATGCATTATTGGACATAAAATTGTCTTAATTATTGTTGCTTGAACTAATATGAAAATGCTTTTACCCTGACTTAATGACATATGATTTGGGTTGTTCATGTTGAGAATCGTCAATTATAGTTTTTGAAACgttcatttaataaaattatgaacttaaatcaaattattatgagataatttaagaaataatttttgaatcgTCAATCTCAGTTTGATCCCTAGTTTAAAATGATTCAAAGGATAAatcgaaaaaaaaaagtttaaaataaTTTGAAAGACGATTTGAAAGTTGTTTGAGggcaatttagaaaaaaaaaaagagaaaaattttGTTGATTTgaaattaagttatatttgtaaaaatattttatttttttttagaaatctttcaattaaaataaaataagaaaaaaaataataaaattaatttatttttagaaaaaaaataaatttaattgaaaaattagagataaaattaatttttttcttacaaaaatttaaaaaaaaatgtataagGTATCATATTAGGATTAAGAAAAATCAAAGTTTTcagttttattataaaatttgataattaaaaaaataaaagagaaaaaaaattaaggatataaagtaataataataaattaattgagataatattaaaatttcaataaatatataaaaataataggatagaaaaattaagagagtattaaaaattaatgagagtataaaaaataattatctagaaaaatttgatatttatataaataaattaagagtgagcaaattttttttatttaaatca
This is a stretch of genomic DNA from Hevea brasiliensis isolate MT/VB/25A 57/8 chromosome 12, ASM3005281v1, whole genome shotgun sequence. It encodes these proteins:
- the LOC110636379 gene encoding glycolipid transfer protein 3 isoform X1, producing MKRKRETEKGSEIKYAIEELSLLIQLKTSDNHDAAYIPTRPFLYVCNLVIQVLDKIGPTMAVLRQDINQNVKRIEMQCDSDSSLYSNLVDILKKEADDGNARKGTSCSKAFVWLTRSLDFTVALLQRIVKDPGQEMEEAVKESYNITLKPWHGWISSAAYRVIVALKLIPDTKTFIDLLKPKDENNDTLTEDMETFISLLVPVLEEIYSILTLYRLDKLKST
- the LOC110636379 gene encoding glycolipid transfer protein 3 isoform X2, with the protein product MKRKRETEKGSEIKYAIEELSLLIQLKTSDNHDAAYIPTRPFLYVCNLVIQVLDKIGPTMAVLRQDINQNVKRIEMQCDSDSSLYSNLVDILKKEADDGNARKGTSCSKAFVWLTRSLDFTVALLQRIVKDPGQEMEEAVKESYNITLKPWHGWISSAAYRVALKLIPDTKTFIDLLKPKDENNDTLTEDMETFISLLVPVLEEIYSILTLYRLDKLKST